Below is a window of Desulfuribacillus stibiiarsenatis DNA.
CACCTCTTATTCTTACGACTCACAAAGATCACCTTCCTAAAATAATTTTAGCACCTACATTAGGTGCTTAATTAAGATGCTTCTTTTGTTTTAGATCTTGATGTCCGGTTATAATCAGAGCATTTTGTAACATACTCCTTTTTGCCTTTACACTTATACTCACAATACGATTTAGTATCCAGATCACTGATATCACATGTTTCAATCTTTTCGCATCTGGAACAATAGCAAAGCTTGCAATTCTCACCTAAATTCATTATATTGACCTCCTAATCACTTAACATTCATGTTTTTTAAGTTATCTATCACTACCTCCATTTGCTTATTTGCAAGAAGTTCTGATCGCTGTTGTTCATCTGGCGTTTCCTGCTTATCACCCATCAACTGTATAAACTGACTTTTCTTTAGCCCTACAGTCTCTAAGATTTGATCATCAGAAGTATTAGAAGCAATTAAGTAATAAGAAAATACAGTTCTCTTTTGACCGTCTCTAGCTAATCGGCCCTCACATTGATGATGAATACCAGCTGACCAATCAAGTTCACCAAACACAATGAATCTACAAGCATGCTGCAGGCCATCAATTCCTTCCCCAGTTCTAAGAGACATCACCAATAGCTTCGAATCCCCATTCATAAATCGATCCAGGCTTTCATCTCGATTCTTTGACTTTCCATGTATGAACACTGGGTTATATTCTTTAAATTCTTCTTCCCAAATCTCGTACACCTGGTGGTGATAACCATATAACAGAACCTTTTCCCCTGTATCCAGTAAACTTTTCACAAAAATAGCTACATGGGCAGCTTTCGCTATTCCTGTAGCTTTACGGGTTTCTTCCACTATTTTCGTTTTTAATTGCCCTTTAAGGCTCCATTCACTGGTCTCACTGTATTTCTTTGCTTTATCTAATGTTTCGTACTCCTTAAGTAACTTTTCGAATAGATCTTGGTCCATATCGATGTCAACTATACTACGGTTTAATGGTGGTAATTCCAGCTTAGCCTCATCTTCAGTCCTACGTAATAACAATCCTTCGTTTTTCAAATGATTATTTAGCACCTCAGGCTCGGCAACAAGTTTGGTACCATAACCGGTACACCATTCCCTCGAAAAGCTTTCCCAATCCCCTAAACAGTGATGTTCAATAATATTTAATACACTATGGATCTCATTGCCGTAATTGTAGATTGGCGTGGCCGACATACCTATTGAGTATTCAGCTTGTTCACTAAGCAAGGACGCTGCACTATACTTTTGTGTACCTGTGTGCCGTAAATGATGGATTTCATCAAAGCCTACAATTGGGAAGCTGTAAGCATCTAATGCGTCCTTCCAATAACCGATTAACCCATAGTGTGTAATATACATAGGAACCTGTGGCAATTCATAAGGCTTGGTACCCGTGATGAAGTGAATATTGTCATCCCTATCAAATAATGCATAGTTCTGTCCCTTCATAACCGGAAGTTCTAGAAACTCGTCAATTTTTCTGCGCCATTGCTTCATCAAATGTTTTGGCACAACCAGTAAGACAGGCCACTGATTTACCGTTGCTACAAGTGCTAAAAATTGCACTGTTTTCCCAAGCCCCACCTCATCGGCCAATAATGTTTTCTTGAAATGTTGCATCCATGCTAAGCCCTCTTTTTGATACTTTCTTAATATTCCTTTGAATATCTTACCTGGATTCTTTTGATTTGGTTGAAAAAGTATTTTCCTACTTTCTATCGCATGGTTAACAATCTTAACGTATTCGCTATCCCACTTCTCATAACACTTAACCTCTAGTGGGTACCGGAGCATTAACCAATTAAGATCCCCTGTTGATCTCTTATTAGCCTTAAATCTTGCCACACCAGATCCTCGACTATCAGCTGATGGAAATAATCTTTTTATTAGCTGCAGAACGATTGGTTGTGCATGTATGATCCAAGAACCGGTTCGGTCTTCATAATCAATACTTCCGTAGTACGTTGTTTCTCTCTGAGGCTGTAAATATGCTGGGGCAGAATAATTCCTACTCATTTGTTTAGCTGCATTCACAAGGACACCCCCCACAATCGATTTAAGCCTATACTAACACACGTTTTACCGTTTATTTTTTCTGGAACCTTCACTCGATTATCACAGACTAAAATAACAGCCAATACACTTTCAAACTGTGCATATCTTTCTAATTGATCAATGACAAGATTTCGATTTGGCTTGCCTTTTTTAACCTCAATTATAATTCCAGTGTTATCACCCGTATAAATAAAAAAATCCACGCGGTTTCGTGGGGCCAATACTTTTTCCTTCTCATATTCTACGTTGTTTTGATCAAGGATCCTTTTAATTTCGTATTGGATATCAAACTCAGAGGTTGTTACCGGAAGCCTTAACTGTTTTAAAAGTTTAATGATAAAAGGCACATTTACATTTTGATTTGCTAGGTTTCTAAATAGCATTTACACACTCCCTTTCTTAAAAGTAAAAAAGCCACCCACGATAGGTGACCCGTTGAGCACGATAGATTATCTACTAACCCGCGCATATTATTAAGTTGCTTACCGTATATTTCTTACTATAATCATAATACCACATTTTTCAGTCGCAAAACTCCGCATTTTCTCCGCGTTTTTTTATTTATTAGCATTATTGTTATTGGCAAAATAAAGAATGCCATAAAAGTAAATCTATCTTAATAATATTAAGTATATAAAAGTAATTAATCAAAAATATAGGCCAGGAATAGTTGCGTACAATGCCTACTACATCAATTCTTATAATCAAGGGCGTATGGAATTTAGGAATAATGCCTGTAGATAACGTATAATTTCTTATGGCTTTTGGGAGCACTTGATTGTGGATATTATTTATTTCATGGAATTTGGGAATATCCACAGACATAAAAACGGTCAAAAATACATAATCTGTAATTTTGACCGTTAATTTGTATATTTTTTATACTTGTTATCATCCAAGACTGTTATTGCCACCTCGTATTTCCATGACTGTAGAAATTGCTTCTATTATTACTAAACACGAATAGACGGATCGTTTGAGTCTATCCGTCTTTATGTTAACTGTGCTGCTGTATTTGTATTCCTCTTAGCAGCATTGGTTATATATCCTATGATATTTTTTGGCCATTCTTTTTCGTAGTCTATTTTCGATCGCAGCCTAAACATTATATCGTCAATCGCAGATACCCCATATACACAAGCTAAATTCACGATTGTCATCGCCTCACTGATCTTAAATTTCGTTGTGAATTGGTACATAATTAACATCTTTAATATCTGTGATGTAAGGCTGGATATAATATCGGGGGCTGTATTTTTCAAATCCATCAAGAAAGATAGTGTATCTTCATTCTTATCCACTACACTATCACCTAAAGCAAATTCCCATTGTTTCTTGGCATCATTAAATTCACCATGTACAGCTTTTACATGAATCAATTCATAAATATAACTATTTAATTCACAGGGCATTAACCCGAATATTTCACATAGTTTCTTCTGATCAAATTTTAATGATTCTTTTCGCTTGCCTATTCTAGCAAGTAGATATAACAATATACGCTTAGCTCTAGGTCGAATTAAGCGATTTATACCGGATATGATCGGTTTGATAGAAACGGTAATATATCCACCAAGATTCTTCTGTTCTTCGAGTGGAAGATCTTTATGATGGATTGGATTTGTTAAATGCATTTTTTGATAGTCTTTGAGAAATATAGTTTTCTTAGAATCTATATAT
It encodes the following:
- a CDS encoding DEAD/DEAH box helicase yields the protein MNAAKQMSRNYSAPAYLQPQRETTYYGSIDYEDRTGSWIIHAQPIVLQLIKRLFPSADSRGSGVARFKANKRSTGDLNWLMLRYPLEVKCYEKWDSEYVKIVNHAIESRKILFQPNQKNPGKIFKGILRKYQKEGLAWMQHFKKTLLADEVGLGKTVQFLALVATVNQWPVLLVVPKHLMKQWRRKIDEFLELPVMKGQNYALFDRDDNIHFITGTKPYELPQVPMYITHYGLIGYWKDALDAYSFPIVGFDEIHHLRHTGTQKYSAASLLSEQAEYSIGMSATPIYNYGNEIHSVLNIIEHHCLGDWESFSREWCTGYGTKLVAEPEVLNNHLKNEGLLLRRTEDEAKLELPPLNRSIVDIDMDQDLFEKLLKEYETLDKAKKYSETSEWSLKGQLKTKIVEETRKATGIAKAAHVAIFVKSLLDTGEKVLLYGYHHQVYEIWEEEFKEYNPVFIHGKSKNRDESLDRFMNGDSKLLVMSLRTGEGIDGLQHACRFIVFGELDWSAGIHHQCEGRLARDGQKRTVFSYYLIASNTSDDQILETVGLKKSQFIQLMGDKQETPDEQQRSELLANKQMEVVIDNLKNMNVK